The following are encoded together in the Pectobacterium wasabiae CFBP 3304 genome:
- the rsmC gene encoding 16S rRNA (guanine(1207)-N(2))-methyltransferase RsmC: MSALTPASEVILRHSDEFLSRRVLFAGDLQDTLPAQFEAASVRVHCNQYHHWQQMAKPLGDNAQYSLVADAELVADSDTLIYYWPKSKQEAEFQLCNLLSLLPVGAEIFVVGENRSGVRSAETVLSDFVELVKIDSARRCGLYHGRIDKQADFTLDEWWDEYVTEGGVTVKTLPGVFSRDDLDPGSRLLLSTFEPHMKGKVLDIACGAGVLASVLAKQSPKIRLTLSDVSAAAVESSKATLAANALEGSVIASNVYSDIDGRFDVIVSNPPFHDGLQTSLQAAEMLIRGAVTHLPIGGQLRIVANAFLPYPALLDAAFGSHEVLAQTGRFKVYQATVGRPPRTGKGRRR, from the coding sequence ATGTCCGCATTAACCCCCGCCAGTGAAGTCATACTGCGCCATAGTGACGAATTTCTTTCACGCCGAGTTCTGTTTGCCGGTGATTTGCAGGATACCCTGCCCGCACAATTTGAGGCGGCGTCGGTACGTGTCCATTGCAACCAATATCACCACTGGCAACAGATGGCAAAGCCACTTGGGGATAATGCTCAATATAGTCTGGTAGCGGATGCTGAGCTGGTGGCGGATAGCGATACGCTGATTTATTACTGGCCAAAGAGCAAACAAGAAGCGGAATTCCAACTGTGTAATCTGCTGTCTTTGTTGCCCGTCGGTGCGGAGATCTTCGTGGTTGGGGAAAACCGCAGCGGTGTACGCAGCGCCGAAACCGTGCTGTCCGACTTCGTTGAGCTGGTAAAAATCGATAGCGCGCGGCGCTGCGGGCTTTACCACGGTCGAATTGATAAGCAGGCCGACTTCACGCTGGATGAGTGGTGGGACGAGTATGTGACAGAAGGCGGCGTGACGGTTAAAACGCTTCCGGGCGTCTTCAGCCGTGATGACTTAGATCCGGGTAGCCGACTGTTGCTGTCTACGTTTGAACCGCATATGAAAGGCAAAGTGCTGGATATCGCCTGTGGTGCGGGCGTGCTGGCATCGGTGCTGGCGAAACAGTCGCCAAAAATCCGCCTGACGCTGAGCGATGTCAGCGCCGCAGCGGTGGAGTCCAGCAAAGCTACGCTGGCGGCGAATGCGCTGGAAGGCAGTGTGATTGCGAGTAACGTCTATTCAGATATCGACGGCCGCTTCGATGTGATCGTGTCCAACCCGCCGTTCCATGATGGCTTGCAGACTAGCCTGCAAGCCGCGGAAATGCTGATTCGTGGTGCGGTGACCCATTTACCGATTGGCGGGCAGCTACGCATCGTCGCTAACGCCTTCCTGCCTTATCCGGCGCTGTTAGATGCTGCGTTTGGTAGCCATGAAGTGCTGGCGCAGACCGGGCGCTTCAAGGTTTATCAGGCTACCGTGGGGCGTCCTCCGCGCACCGGCAAAGGTCGCCGCCGGTAA
- a CDS encoding aldo/keto reductase, with product MQQRKLGANGPQVSAIGLGCMGMSDFYSTAQDEKESIATLHRALELGVTLLDTADMYGPHTNELLLGKAIKGKREQIFLATKFGIVRDPANPNARGVCGKPDYIRRAVEGSLARLGTDVIDLYYQHRIDPTVPIEETVGALAELVKEGKIRYIGLSEASVTTLERAHRVHPITALQSEYSLWTRDMEAEILPTCERLGIGFVPYSPLGRGFLTGAIRSPDDLATDDFRRINPRFSGENFGKNLQLVEKINQLAQEKQVMPSQLALAWVLAQGEHIVPIPGTKRRRYLEENVAALDVTLTKEELAAIDAIFPPDAAAGERYGKESMATLNQ from the coding sequence ATGCAACAGCGCAAATTAGGAGCGAACGGCCCGCAGGTTTCAGCGATTGGGCTAGGCTGCATGGGAATGAGTGATTTTTACTCCACCGCGCAGGATGAAAAAGAGTCCATCGCCACGTTGCATCGCGCACTGGAGCTGGGCGTCACCTTGCTGGATACCGCCGATATGTATGGCCCTCACACCAATGAACTTCTGCTGGGCAAAGCGATAAAAGGCAAACGCGAGCAGATTTTTCTGGCAACCAAATTTGGCATCGTGCGCGATCCGGCGAATCCCAACGCGCGCGGCGTCTGTGGTAAACCCGATTATATCCGTCGAGCGGTAGAAGGCAGCCTGGCGCGGCTCGGTACGGACGTTATCGATCTTTACTATCAGCACCGTATCGACCCGACGGTTCCGATTGAAGAGACGGTCGGCGCGCTGGCCGAGCTGGTTAAAGAAGGCAAGATCCGCTACATCGGCCTGAGTGAAGCCTCTGTCACCACGCTGGAGCGTGCACATCGCGTGCATCCGATTACGGCGTTACAGAGCGAATATTCACTGTGGACGCGCGATATGGAGGCCGAGATTCTGCCTACCTGTGAGCGTTTGGGCATCGGTTTTGTGCCTTATAGTCCGCTCGGTCGTGGCTTTCTGACTGGCGCAATTCGCAGCCCGGACGATCTGGCTACCGACGATTTTCGTCGCATCAATCCACGCTTCTCGGGGGAAAACTTCGGAAAAAACCTGCAACTGGTAGAGAAAATTAACCAACTGGCGCAGGAAAAACAGGTCATGCCATCACAGCTAGCGCTGGCGTGGGTACTGGCGCAAGGCGAACATATCGTGCCGATTCCGGGCACCAAACGCCGTCGCTATCTGGAAGAAAACGTTGCGGCGCTGGATGTCACACTGACGAAGGAGGAGTTGGCCGCCATTGATGCCATCTTCCCGCCCGATGCCGCAGCAGGTGAACGCTACGGCAAGGAGAGTATGGCGACGCTTAATCAGTAG
- a CDS encoding LysR family transcriptional regulator, translated as MDHIQAMRVFVRIVELGSFSRAAERLALPRATVSNTIKQLEGRLGVRLLQRTTRQVQITDEGRVYYERCLQLLAEIEEIDTLFTQQKQQPVGKVRVDMPHSLAREIVVPALGEFYARYPQVTLMLSANDAAINVLREGVDCVLRAWQTDDETLATRHLPSMPQVTCASADYLARYGVPHSLDELSGHHMVGYFSLRTEYLYPLEFMSGDERITRMLPCTLQINGADAYIAGARAGLGIIQAPRRGLTSLLESGELVEILPETPPPAMPLYVMYTPGRFLAPRIRVFIEWLDELFTRNAAVR; from the coding sequence ATGGATCATATTCAGGCGATGCGGGTTTTTGTGCGAATTGTCGAACTGGGCAGCTTCAGCCGTGCGGCGGAGCGGCTGGCTCTGCCGCGTGCGACGGTGAGCAACACCATCAAACAGCTTGAAGGGCGGCTGGGGGTACGTTTACTGCAACGCACGACCCGTCAGGTACAGATCACCGATGAAGGGCGCGTTTATTATGAGCGTTGTCTGCAATTGCTCGCGGAAATTGAAGAGATCGACACGTTGTTCACGCAGCAAAAGCAGCAGCCGGTTGGTAAAGTGCGGGTGGATATGCCGCACTCGCTAGCGCGGGAGATTGTGGTGCCGGCGTTGGGGGAGTTCTATGCGCGTTATCCGCAGGTGACGCTGATGCTGAGCGCCAATGATGCGGCGATTAACGTACTGCGTGAAGGTGTTGACTGCGTGCTACGTGCCTGGCAGACGGATGACGAGACGCTGGCGACCCGTCATTTGCCGTCGATGCCGCAGGTCACCTGTGCGTCGGCTGACTATCTGGCGCGCTACGGCGTGCCGCACTCGCTTGATGAGCTATCGGGGCATCACATGGTGGGCTATTTCTCTCTGCGTACCGAATACCTTTATCCGTTGGAATTTATGTCGGGCGACGAGCGGATTACGCGTATGCTTCCCTGCACGTTGCAGATAAACGGAGCCGATGCCTACATCGCAGGCGCACGAGCAGGATTGGGCATTATTCAGGCACCGCGTCGCGGTTTGACCTCACTTCTGGAAAGCGGGGAATTGGTGGAGATCTTGCCGGAGACGCCGCCGCCCGCAATGCCGCTCTACGTGATGTATACGCCCGGTCGCTTTCTGGCGCCACGGATTCGGGTGTTTATAGAATGGCTCGATGAACTCTTTACGCGCAACGCCGCAGTGAGATGA
- a CDS encoding DUF1435 domain-containing protein, producing the protein MLTAMITACGLWGVSWCMGKHLSSAWGVLLPCAIMPLLALLNLNLTHLKVIIATALLATLVMLFHQRLRHYLLLPSCIALAGGLAALSVIFNLTTL; encoded by the coding sequence ATGCTGACAGCAATGATCACAGCCTGTGGGCTATGGGGCGTGAGCTGGTGTATGGGGAAACATCTGTCTAGTGCCTGGGGCGTGCTGTTGCCTTGTGCCATCATGCCGCTACTGGCACTGCTCAATCTGAACCTGACGCACCTGAAAGTGATTATCGCCACCGCCCTATTGGCGACGCTTGTCATGCTGTTTCATCAACGTCTGCGTCACTATTTACTGCTACCATCCTGCATTGCGCTGGCTGGCGGTTTGGCGGCACTGTCAGTTATATTTAATCTAACGACGCTATAA
- a CDS encoding LysR family transcriptional regulator, which yields MELRYLRYFVAVAQARHFTRAAENLGMSQPPLSQLIKKFEQEIGTPLFKRLTRGVEMTEAGQALYEDARRILQLTDSAIARTRSIARGETGSLNIGFSPSAMFHPTVLGLLHHYCQQHPHVQPLPKGENPAALIASLQERHIDIAFLRLPCDLSDDINGEILAEEPMKLVLPAEHALSHKTQVSLSELRQEPLIIFPREVCPGLHDMIIRTCYLSGYGPRPSPFAPQLTAAIGMVAAGFGITLVPESLTCIKADNVTYHDIGMPEVHTQIAAIWRKHERSAVIVNLIHQIRQHLNNQHPD from the coding sequence ATGGAACTACGTTACCTGCGCTATTTTGTCGCCGTTGCACAAGCACGACATTTCACACGTGCGGCAGAAAATCTGGGGATGTCACAACCGCCCCTCAGTCAGTTGATCAAGAAATTCGAGCAGGAGATTGGTACACCGCTGTTCAAACGACTGACGCGCGGCGTAGAAATGACGGAGGCGGGACAAGCGCTATATGAGGATGCCCGCCGAATTCTGCAACTCACCGATTCAGCGATCGCGCGGACAAGAAGCATTGCGCGGGGTGAGACAGGGAGCCTGAACATAGGCTTCTCGCCATCAGCCATGTTCCATCCTACCGTGCTTGGGCTGCTACATCATTACTGCCAACAACATCCACACGTGCAACCGCTACCGAAGGGAGAAAACCCAGCAGCGCTTATCGCCTCATTGCAAGAACGCCATATCGACATCGCATTTCTGCGCTTACCTTGCGATCTCAGCGACGATATAAACGGGGAAATATTGGCAGAAGAGCCAATGAAATTAGTGTTGCCCGCTGAACATGCGCTCAGCCATAAAACGCAGGTTTCGCTGAGCGAATTGCGTCAGGAACCGCTGATTATTTTCCCGCGCGAGGTGTGTCCGGGGCTGCACGATATGATTATTCGTACCTGCTACCTATCAGGCTATGGTCCAAGACCCAGTCCCTTTGCCCCACAGTTGACGGCCGCCATTGGGATGGTCGCAGCGGGCTTCGGCATTACGCTTGTACCAGAGTCGCTCACCTGCATTAAGGCCGATAATGTGACCTATCATGATATCGGCATGCCCGAAGTCCATACACAAATTGCGGCTATCTGGCGTAAACATGAACGATCGGCAGTGATCGTGAACCTAATCCACCAAATACGCCAACATCTGAACAACCAGCATCCCGATTAA
- the budA gene encoding acetolactate decarboxylase: MKTSIGEQSCEEAFVSYAYNFQRQHADCVIYQTSLMSGLINGVYEGSRTMAELLEHGDFGLGTFNSLDGELVALNSQIFQLLSDGSARAAKPEQKTPFAVMTFFRPTETIRFHRWTSREEVHRQTDEIVGTDNLFCALRIDGNFRCVETRTVPRQCRPYKPMQEAIEGQPTFHFEHRSGSVIGFRSPAYTQGINVAGYHEHFITDDRQGGGHVLNYDVENGTLTFGVIAKLIIDLPQDREFLNTDLSSENLNSVIQSVES, encoded by the coding sequence ATGAAAACGAGTATTGGTGAACAATCCTGTGAAGAAGCCTTTGTTAGCTACGCTTATAATTTTCAGCGTCAGCATGCAGACTGCGTTATTTATCAGACTTCATTAATGAGTGGGCTAATAAATGGTGTATATGAAGGTAGCCGAACGATGGCTGAATTATTGGAACATGGTGATTTTGGATTAGGAACATTTAATAGTTTGGATGGGGAACTGGTTGCATTAAATAGCCAGATTTTCCAGCTATTATCCGACGGTAGCGCACGGGCGGCGAAGCCAGAGCAGAAAACGCCATTCGCGGTAATGACGTTCTTTCGCCCAACGGAAACGATCCGTTTTCATCGCTGGACCTCGCGTGAAGAAGTACACCGCCAGACCGATGAGATCGTGGGAACGGATAATCTGTTCTGCGCTTTGCGGATTGATGGGAATTTTCGCTGCGTTGAAACGCGGACTGTTCCCCGCCAGTGTCGGCCTTATAAACCGATGCAAGAGGCCATTGAAGGGCAACCGACGTTTCATTTTGAACACCGTAGCGGCAGCGTTATTGGCTTTCGCAGCCCGGCCTATACCCAGGGAATTAATGTCGCAGGTTACCACGAACACTTCATCACTGACGATCGCCAAGGTGGTGGACATGTTCTGAATTATGACGTTGAAAACGGCACGCTGACGTTTGGTGTGATCGCCAAATTGATCATCGACCTGCCTCAGGATCGGGAGTTTCTCAATACCGATCTGTCCTCAGAAAACCTCAATAGCGTCATCCAGTCAGTAGAGAGCTAG
- the alsS gene encoding acetolactate synthase AlsS, which produces MEKSTEQQSWSCGAELIVKHLEAQGVKHIFGIPGAKIDRVFDELEDSTIQTIPVRHEANGAFMAAAIGRLTGKAGVTLVTSGPGCSNLVTGLATATAEGDAVVALGGAVKRADKLKLTHQSLDTVSLFQPVSKFSAEITASSAISEVLANAFRAAESGRPGAAFVSLPQDIVNEPVTSPVLACPNLPLLNGAPQSDIAEAAKRLRQAKNPVLLLGLMASQQENTQALRRFLHHSQLPVTSTYQAAGVIDQQQFNHFAGRVGLFNNQAGDKLLQQADVIVTVGYSPIEYDPSLWNNGKATLIHIDVLRAEIDSAYRPDIELLGNIAMTVDTLNACISEPFLLSADTQSVLQDRQRQRHDLSMHAINMAGFAIHPLRLVRAMQDIVNEDVTLCVDMGSFHIWLARYLYSFRARQILMTNGQQTMGVALPWAIAASLVQPGKKVVSVSGDGGFMQSSMELETAVRLKSNLLHIIWVDNGYNMVEIQQLHKYHRPAGVAFGPIDFKAYAEAFGAKGFAVESADELVSKLRQAMDVDGPAVIAIPVDYSDNHWLMENLNISVLV; this is translated from the coding sequence ATGGAAAAGTCCACCGAACAGCAAAGCTGGAGTTGCGGAGCCGAGCTGATTGTAAAACATCTGGAAGCGCAGGGCGTGAAGCATATTTTTGGTATTCCCGGCGCAAAAATCGATCGCGTGTTTGATGAGTTGGAAGACTCGACGATTCAAACGATCCCGGTACGGCATGAGGCGAACGGCGCATTTATGGCAGCGGCGATAGGCCGTCTGACAGGGAAAGCTGGCGTGACGCTGGTGACATCCGGCCCCGGCTGTTCCAATCTGGTGACGGGATTGGCGACGGCAACCGCCGAGGGCGATGCCGTTGTGGCGCTAGGCGGGGCGGTCAAGCGGGCAGATAAGCTTAAGCTGACGCACCAGAGTCTGGACACCGTCAGCCTGTTTCAGCCAGTCAGTAAATTCAGTGCGGAAATTACCGCATCCAGTGCGATCTCTGAAGTGTTGGCGAATGCTTTTCGGGCGGCGGAAAGTGGGCGTCCGGGGGCGGCGTTTGTCAGCCTGCCGCAGGATATCGTTAATGAACCGGTGACGAGTCCAGTGCTGGCCTGTCCGAACTTGCCGTTGTTAAACGGCGCGCCACAGAGTGACATTGCCGAAGCAGCCAAACGGCTACGGCAGGCTAAAAACCCGGTGCTGCTACTCGGATTAATGGCCAGCCAGCAGGAAAATACGCAGGCACTGCGTCGTTTTCTGCACCATAGCCAGTTACCAGTGACCAGCACGTATCAGGCTGCTGGCGTGATCGACCAGCAACAGTTCAATCATTTTGCCGGACGTGTCGGACTATTCAACAATCAGGCTGGAGATAAGCTGCTGCAACAGGCTGACGTGATTGTCACCGTGGGTTACAGCCCAATTGAGTATGATCCATCGTTGTGGAACAACGGTAAGGCGACGCTGATCCACATCGATGTGCTGCGAGCGGAGATCGACAGCGCCTATCGCCCTGATATCGAGCTGCTCGGGAATATCGCGATGACGGTGGACACGCTGAACGCCTGTATCAGTGAGCCCTTTCTCTTGTCTGCTGATACACAGTCTGTATTGCAGGATCGTCAGCGTCAGCGCCACGATCTCAGCATGCATGCTATCAACATGGCAGGATTTGCGATCCATCCTCTGCGTTTGGTGCGTGCGATGCAGGATATCGTGAATGAGGATGTCACGTTGTGTGTGGATATGGGGAGTTTCCATATCTGGCTGGCGCGATACCTGTATAGCTTCCGTGCGCGACAGATTCTGATGACCAACGGTCAGCAGACCATGGGCGTGGCATTACCGTGGGCGATTGCCGCATCGCTGGTACAACCCGGCAAGAAAGTGGTGTCCGTTTCCGGTGACGGCGGTTTTATGCAATCCAGTATGGAACTGGAAACGGCAGTGCGCCTGAAAAGCAATCTCCTGCATATCATCTGGGTGGATAACGGCTACAACATGGTGGAAATCCAGCAGTTGCACAAATACCATCGCCCAGCGGGCGTAGCATTCGGGCCGATTGATTTTAAAGCCTATGCGGAAGCGTTTGGTGCGAAAGGGTTTGCGGTGGAATCTGCTGATGAACTGGTCAGCAAACTCCGTCAGGCAATGGACGTTGATGGCCCTGCGGTGATTGCCATTCCGGTTGATTATTCCGACAACCACTGGCTGATGGAGAATCTGAATATCAGTGTGCTGGTGTAG
- the fucO gene encoding lactaldehyde reductase yields MANRMILNETSYFGAGAIAQIADEVKRRGFRKALLVTDKDLVKFGVAAKVTAKLDAAGLPYDIYDEVIPNPTISVVEKGIERFKASQADYLIAIGGGSPQDTCKAIGIIINNPEFADVRSLEGVAATRRPAVPIIAIPTTSGTAAEVTINYVITDEEKRRKFVCVDPHDIPIVAIVDPDMMMSMPASLKAATGIDALTHAIEGFTTKAAWELTDTLHLKAIEIISRSLRDSVAGKAKGVEEMALGQYIAGMGFSNVGLGLVHGMAHPLGAFYNTPHGVANAILLPHIMAYNADYTGEKFRDIAVAMGVKGAADMPITQAREAAINAVRQLSHDVDIPPRLRDVGVREEDIPALAQAAFDDVCTGGNPRDTNIDDIKALYQSIY; encoded by the coding sequence ATGGCTAACAGAATGATTCTTAATGAAACATCCTACTTTGGCGCAGGCGCTATCGCTCAGATTGCCGATGAAGTAAAACGGCGGGGATTCAGGAAAGCCCTGTTGGTGACGGACAAGGATTTGGTTAAATTTGGCGTCGCTGCCAAGGTTACGGCGAAGCTGGATGCGGCAGGGTTGCCCTACGATATTTACGATGAGGTGATTCCTAATCCGACCATCAGCGTGGTGGAAAAAGGCATCGAACGCTTCAAGGCATCGCAGGCCGATTACCTGATCGCTATTGGCGGTGGCTCACCGCAGGATACCTGCAAAGCCATCGGAATTATTATCAATAACCCTGAATTCGCTGATGTCCGCAGCCTCGAAGGCGTTGCCGCCACCCGACGCCCTGCCGTGCCAATTATCGCTATCCCGACCACCTCCGGTACAGCCGCAGAAGTGACCATCAACTACGTGATCACCGACGAAGAAAAACGCCGCAAATTCGTGTGCGTCGATCCTCATGACATTCCGATTGTCGCCATCGTCGATCCCGACATGATGATGAGCATGCCAGCTTCACTGAAAGCCGCCACGGGGATTGACGCGCTGACGCACGCCATTGAAGGCTTCACCACCAAAGCCGCCTGGGAACTGACCGATACGTTACACCTGAAAGCCATTGAAATTATCAGCCGTTCACTGCGTGATTCCGTTGCCGGGAAGGCGAAAGGCGTGGAAGAGATGGCGCTGGGGCAATACATCGCCGGTATGGGGTTCTCGAACGTCGGGCTTGGGCTGGTACACGGCATGGCACACCCACTCGGCGCGTTCTACAACACCCCGCACGGTGTCGCTAACGCTATCCTGCTGCCGCATATCATGGCCTACAACGCTGATTACACCGGTGAAAAATTCCGGGATATTGCCGTTGCGATGGGGGTAAAAGGCGCGGCAGACATGCCAATCACTCAGGCGCGAGAAGCGGCGATTAACGCGGTTAGGCAGCTTTCTCACGATGTAGATATTCCACCGAGACTGCGCGATGTCGGGGTGAGAGAAGAGGACATTCCCGCGCTGGCACAGGCCGCCTTCGACGATGTTTGTACCGGCGGTAACCCACGCGATACCAACATCGACGACATCAAAGCGCTGTATCAGTCTATTTATTAA
- the gcvT gene encoding glycine cleavage system aminomethyltransferase GcvT, with protein sequence MAKQTPLYQQHLADGAKMVDFHGWMMPLHYGSQLDEHHIVRREAGIFDVSHMTIVDLHGVRTREFLRYLLANDVAKLTQPGKALYTGMLNASGGVIDDLIVYFLTEDDFRLVVNSATREKDLAWIEQHAAPFGVEINEREDLALVAVQGPQAQEKVQAILKAKGLSDADVTAVASMKPFFGKQAGDFFVATTGYTGEAGYEIALPNEQVVDFWQRLLAVGVKPCGLGARDTLRLEAGMNLYGQDMDEGISPLAANMGWTIAWQPEDRQFIGREALTHQREKGTEQLVGLVLTEKGVLRNDLPVRFTDSDGVMREGTITSGSFSPTLGVSIALARVPAGIGEQAIVQIRHRELPVRVTKPGFVRAGKAIVQY encoded by the coding sequence ATGGCAAAGCAGACCCCGCTGTACCAACAACATCTGGCCGATGGCGCCAAAATGGTGGATTTTCATGGCTGGATGATGCCGCTGCATTACGGCTCCCAACTGGACGAGCACCACATTGTGCGTCGGGAAGCCGGCATTTTTGATGTTTCCCACATGACTATCGTCGATTTGCACGGTGTGAGAACGCGTGAGTTTCTGCGTTATCTGCTGGCGAACGATGTCGCCAAACTCACCCAGCCAGGCAAAGCACTTTATACCGGCATGCTGAATGCTTCCGGTGGCGTGATTGACGATCTGATCGTTTATTTTCTGACGGAAGATGATTTCCGTCTGGTGGTGAACTCCGCGACACGCGAAAAAGACCTTGCCTGGATCGAGCAGCACGCTGCACCGTTCGGTGTCGAAATCAATGAGCGCGAGGATCTGGCGCTGGTCGCGGTACAAGGCCCGCAGGCACAGGAAAAAGTTCAAGCGATCCTGAAGGCAAAAGGCCTGAGCGATGCAGATGTGACAGCAGTTGCCAGCATGAAGCCATTTTTTGGCAAGCAGGCAGGAGACTTCTTCGTTGCCACGACGGGGTATACGGGCGAAGCCGGTTATGAAATTGCTTTGCCGAATGAGCAGGTGGTTGATTTCTGGCAGCGACTGTTGGCGGTTGGTGTGAAGCCCTGCGGGCTGGGCGCGCGCGATACGCTGCGGCTGGAAGCGGGGATGAACCTGTACGGTCAGGATATGGATGAGGGCATTTCGCCGCTGGCGGCCAATATGGGCTGGACAATCGCCTGGCAGCCGGAGGATCGCCAGTTTATCGGGCGTGAGGCGTTAACGCATCAGCGTGAAAAAGGTACTGAGCAATTGGTTGGTTTGGTACTGACGGAAAAAGGCGTATTGCGCAATGATTTACCTGTGCGCTTTACTGATAGTGATGGCGTGATGCGCGAAGGAACGATCACCAGCGGATCGTTCTCGCCGACGCTGGGCGTGAGTATTGCGCTGGCGCGTGTTCCGGCAGGAATTGGTGAACAGGCTATTGTGCAGATTCGTCACCGCGAGCTGCCTGTGCGTGTGACCAAACCTGGTTTTGTTCGTGCCGGAAAAGCCATCGTTCAGTATTAA
- the gcvH gene encoding glycine cleavage system protein GcvH, with protein sequence MSNVPAELKYATSHEWVLHEGEGIYSVGITEHAQELLGDMVFIDLPEVGTVVAAGDDCAVAESVKAASDIYAPISGEIVEINEDLESAPELVNSAPYTDGWLFRIKISDESDLDELLDAEGYQASLEEDE encoded by the coding sequence ATGAGCAATGTACCAGCAGAATTAAAATACGCCACGTCACACGAATGGGTGCTGCACGAAGGCGAAGGTATCTATAGCGTGGGGATTACCGAACACGCACAGGAGCTTCTGGGCGACATGGTGTTTATCGATTTACCGGAAGTGGGCACGGTCGTCGCGGCAGGCGATGACTGCGCGGTGGCGGAATCGGTAAAAGCGGCGTCGGATATTTATGCGCCCATCAGCGGTGAGATCGTGGAAATTAACGAGGATCTGGAAAGCGCCCCTGAGCTGGTCAACAGCGCGCCTTATACCGACGGTTGGCTGTTCCGTATCAAAATTTCTGACGAGTCTGATTTGGATGAACTGCTTGATGCCGAAGGCTATCAGGCGTCGTTAGAAGAAGACGAGTAG